The Sulfuricurvum sp. genome segment CCCATGCGATTTTTGCATCGTTAATCTCGTGCAGATACATATTCATCCGGCATAATGCGTGAGTTTGTCCATTTTTCTCTTGTCCATAGATGGCAAAATTTGGACTTCCTACCTCTTGACTTGCCTTGATTAGAAGTGATCCAGATCCACATGTCGGATCATAGATGCGATCTCCCTCTTTAGGTTCTACGAGTTTTGCCAGAAGCGTTGAGACTTCACTTGGTGTAAAAAATTCTCCACCTTTTTTCCCCGCGTCACTCGCAAAATGTGCGATTAAGTATTCATAGCTATCTCCGATAATATCTTGACCAGTGAGTTTGCTCGGGCTCAAATCCAGTCGCGAATCGCTAAAATCTTCGAGAAGATGTTTTAGGATTGCATTTCTCTCTTTGGTATCGCCGAGAATTTTTTTGTCATTAAAATCAACGTTCCTAAAGATCCCTTCGAGCTTTTCTGGGTTGTCTTCCTCTATTTTTTCAAGGGCTTTATTGATCACGTCACCAAGATTGTTTGCCTCTTTATGTTTGAGTAGATATTCGAACGTGCAGCTCTCATCGAGAACAAATTTTTCTCTCTGGAGTGCTCTTTGTACCCGATCTTCATCGCCGTTGTATTTTTCATTGAGGGTTTGAAGTTTCTCTTTATAGAAATCCGATAGATATTTGACAAATAGCATACTGAGGACATAGTCTTTATACTGTGAACTATCCATTGTCCCCCGAAATGTGTCACACGCTTTCCATACTACGTTGTTAATTACTTCTTTTGTTGTTTTCATTTATTTATTTCCTTATTTAAAATAGTGTCGAGCAGTTCGTTTTTGAATTGGGTTTTTAGAGTTTTGAGTTCTTCTAATAGTTCGATTTCTTGGTTGGCAAGATTGAGTATAGATACGATTTTCTCTTGAGTGTGCAGAGATGGAAGAGTTATTTCCAAATCAGCTAATTCACTCGCTTTGAGCATTTGTATCGTTGTGCCTTGCAGCTCTTTGTGAAGTCTTTTTTGTGCTTCATTGGAGTTAATATAGTGTGTAAGGTAACTGCTATTGACTTCCTTCTTTGGTTTGATAATTGCCATGAGTGCTGGAACAAGTAAGCCAGAGCTTTTCTTATCAATATATACGGCAGTATTTGGTTCTCTCAATCTGACCAAAATATCACCTTCTTGTGTGATGTAGCTTTCATTCAACTCTTCATTGGCTATAAACTCATCGAGCTCATCATGAAATAAATGACCCGTTGAAGAGAAAGCTTTTAATGTGACCGTTTTGTATCTAAAAAATTGATCATCATGAATGTCACCTTTTTTACGAGCTAAAGGCAAACCAATTCTGATGATTGATAGTTTTTCTAACTTCATCACTGCTCCAATTGTTTTATTTTAGAAATAATACATTATTAAAATGCATCTTGTCAAGTAGTTTTTGTATTATTCCTATAGTAATACATATAAATTACTATTTTTTAAATCTTTTCAACCTATCATCCTTGGTTAATTCTTCTTTTACAATAGTTGCTGATTTTTTTTTGGCAGTTGTTTTATTGTTCACGAGATCTTTGTTCTCTAAATACTGCAGAGTCTCTTTTCTTGGAAGTGGTTCATTCGTATTCATTGTCACAATACATTTAATACACCCATGTAGACACTCGTCATCGTGCTTTTGATCAATAAATAATCTTTCTGTAGCTTTAAGCATCCAACTTTCCCACCGATTTTTGGCCAAATCGTAAACATACCCTACTCCACCAGATTGATTATCGTAAAGCAGAATGTTAAAGTAGCCATCAGATTCTAGAACCAAAGAACTTATCTCTCTTTCATCAATACCTAACTCATCTGCTCCACTAAGTTGAAATGCATTCGACAAAGTTTGTGCTAATAATATTCCATCAATTTTTCTCTTTGGTATGATCAAAATAGCATCTGTTGTCATTTTGGCTAACAGTTGATGATTTCTCCAAACTGTGGGTGTAGTGTCCAGACATTTAATGGAATTCGATTCGCTATATATTGGTGGGTGTTTTTTGAAACCATTTGGAAGTTTGTCATAAGTCCCATTTTCAGCTTTATCGTTCTCTGATACGGTATATCCGCATTTGGTACAAACAGCA includes the following:
- a CDS encoding type I restriction-modification system subunit M, which codes for MKTTKEVINNVVWKACDTFRGTMDSSQYKDYVLSMLFVKYLSDFYKEKLQTLNEKYNGDEDRVQRALQREKFVLDESCTFEYLLKHKEANNLGDVINKALEKIEEDNPEKLEGIFRNVDFNDKKILGDTKERNAILKHLLEDFSDSRLDLSPSKLTGQDIIGDSYEYLIAHFASDAGKKGGEFFTPSEVSTLLAKLVEPKEGDRIYDPTCGSGSLLIKASQEVGSPNFAIYGQEKNGQTHALCRMNMYLHEINDAKIAWGDTIRNPLHVEDDKLMKFDVVVANPPFSLDKWGADFAENDPYRRFNDYGLPPKSKGDYAFVTHMIKSLNEKGRMGVVLPHGVLFRGASEGRIREKLINENLLDAVIGLPANLFFGTGIPATILVFKKNRTHKDIFFIDASREFDKAKNQNNLADEYIAKILNTYHKREEIEKYSHVATLEEIQENDYNLNIPRYVDTFEEEEAVDIEATKISIAKVEAELATIKTKMSEYLQELGL
- a CDS encoding restriction endonuclease subunit S codes for the protein MKLEKLSIIRIGLPLARKKGDIHDDQFFRYKTVTLKAFSSTGHLFHDELDEFIANEELNESYITQEGDILVRLREPNTAVYIDKKSSGLLVPALMAIIKPKKEVNSSYLTHYINSNEAQKRLHKELQGTTIQMLKASELADLEITLPSLHTQEKIVSILNLANQEIELLEELKTLKTQFKNELLDTILNKEINK